A genomic segment from Methanobrevibacter sp. encodes:
- a CDS encoding class I adenylate-forming enzyme family protein has product MLNITTFLDANSKRLNKDVLYNPTTGNKYNSGEILSIVSEIGRKLKNMGIDKGDRILIYLKNSEEYLFSLFAIWRIGAIAIPTNRVFTKAELEYIIDDSKAELIITDTEAKDLLDIKTYVPKDISSFKESEVLPAENTDWDDLCQLQYTSGTTGKPKGAMLTHGNYFTAIHNECDVLTLKQDDVYLGIYPMAHVGLSWSIAALRAAAYYILMEQFNLDEYLELCKSEKVTVLTGMPPVIHSLTTIDKREELKTVREIVSGGGPLHKKIWKDFHQTYAIPIINAYGLSETIVIGTGTVIRPEDYREADRFESVGHPVCFSEVKIVDEDDPDNILPKYEQGEIALRGPAVAKGYWGNEEKTKASFLDDGWFLTGDIGYLDEDNRLFITDRKKDMIVMSGWKIYPTEVEEVLIKYPAVKEIAIFSVNDCHRGEIPVAAVVWENESDSEGLIKYARKNLSRYKVPREIYDLDELPRVNGWKLLRRELRKMFKI; this is encoded by the coding sequence ATGTTGAATATCACCACTTTTTTAGATGCAAACTCAAAACGCCTAAACAAGGATGTTCTGTACAACCCAACAACAGGAAACAAATACAACTCCGGAGAGATACTATCAATCGTTTCTGAAATTGGACGCAAGTTAAAGAATATGGGAATTGATAAAGGAGACCGTATCCTAATCTATTTAAAAAATTCAGAAGAATACTTATTTTCATTATTTGCTATTTGGAGAATTGGTGCAATAGCCATTCCGACCAACAGAGTATTCACCAAAGCGGAACTGGAATACATCATTGACGATTCAAAAGCAGAACTAATCATTACAGACACAGAAGCGAAAGACTTGCTTGACATCAAGACATATGTTCCAAAAGACATTTCAAGCTTTAAAGAAAGTGAAGTTCTGCCAGCAGAAAATACTGATTGGGATGATTTATGCCAGCTACAATACACTTCAGGAACAACAGGCAAACCAAAAGGAGCAATGCTGACCCACGGAAACTACTTCACAGCAATTCATAACGAATGTGACGTATTAACATTAAAGCAGGATGACGTGTATCTTGGAATTTATCCAATGGCACATGTAGGCCTTTCATGGTCAATTGCAGCATTAAGAGCAGCAGCATACTATATCCTGATGGAGCAGTTTAACCTGGATGAATATCTGGAATTATGCAAATCCGAAAAAGTAACTGTCCTGACTGGAATGCCACCAGTAATACACTCCTTAACTACAATAGACAAACGTGAAGAATTAAAAACAGTACGTGAAATCGTATCAGGCGGAGGACCACTTCACAAAAAAATATGGAAAGATTTCCATCAAACCTATGCAATACCAATCATAAATGCATACGGATTATCTGAAACCATCGTAATCGGAACCGGAACAGTAATCCGACCGGAAGACTATCGTGAAGCAGACCGCTTTGAAAGCGTAGGTCATCCAGTATGTTTTTCAGAAGTAAAAATCGTTGATGAAGATGACCCAGATAATATTCTTCCGAAATATGAACAGGGTGAAATTGCACTTAGAGGCCCTGCTGTTGCAAAAGGATATTGGGGAAATGAAGAAAAGACAAAAGCATCCTTTTTAGATGACGGATGGTTTTTAACAGGAGATATCGGATATCTTGATGAGGACAATCGTTTATTCATTACCGACCGTAAGAAAGACATGATTGTAATGAGTGGATGGAAAATCTATCCGACTGAAGTGGAGGAAGTCTTGATAAAATATCCTGCAGTTAAAGAAATAGCTATTTTTAGCGTGAACGACTGTCACAGAGGAGAAATTCCAGTGGCAGCGGTTGTCTGGGAAAATGAAAGTGACAGTGAAGGATTAATAAAATATGCCCGTAAAAACCTGTCCCGATATAAGGTTCCTCGTGAAATCTATGATTTGGATGAACTTCCAAGAGTGAATGGATGGAAATTACTTAGAAGAGAACTGCGTAAAATGTTTAAGATTTAA
- the argB gene encoding acetylglutamate kinase: protein MKDIDVLIEALPYIKKFHDKKILIKYGGHAMVDDEAKSSTARDTVLLKYVGMKPLIVHGGGPEISRSMDKLGKESKFIKGLRVTDEETMEIIEMVLVGKISTEIVSELIKHDGEAISLSGKDSSLIFAHKKGASKIDEEVVDLGLVGEVDCVNTDLLEMFLDNDYIPVISPVGIDEDGNSLNLNADTAAGEVASAVDAEKLIILTDVPGVLRDPSDPSSLIQKIRISEVPGLIEEGIISGGMIPKIETCVKAIENGVKSCHIIDGRKKHSLLLEIFTTDGIGTMIFK, encoded by the coding sequence ATGAAAGATATAGATGTTTTAATTGAAGCTTTACCATACATTAAAAAGTTTCATGATAAAAAAATTTTAATTAAATACGGAGGACATGCAATGGTGGATGATGAAGCAAAGTCCTCTACAGCACGAGATACAGTATTACTCAAATATGTAGGAATGAAACCGTTAATTGTACATGGTGGAGGTCCGGAAATATCAAGATCAATGGATAAACTTGGAAAAGAGTCAAAATTCATCAAAGGTTTAAGGGTGACCGATGAAGAAACAATGGAAATAATCGAAATGGTATTGGTGGGTAAAATATCAACAGAAATCGTATCCGAACTCATCAAGCATGACGGCGAAGCAATAAGCTTATCTGGAAAAGATTCAAGCTTAATATTTGCACATAAGAAAGGAGCAAGTAAAATAGATGAGGAAGTTGTTGACCTCGGTCTTGTAGGTGAAGTCGACTGTGTCAATACTGATTTGCTTGAAATGTTTTTAGATAACGATTACATTCCTGTAATCTCTCCAGTTGGAATTGATGAGGATGGAAACAGTTTAAACTTAAATGCAGATACTGCAGCAGGAGAAGTTGCAAGTGCAGTTGATGCTGAAAAATTAATTATTTTAACTGATGTTCCTGGTGTCTTAAGGGATCCTTCAGATCCAAGTTCCCTTATACAAAAAATAAGAATCTCTGAAGTTCCAGGCTTGATTGAAGAAGGAATTATTTCCGGAGGAATGATTCCTAAAATAGAAACCTGTGTAAAAGCCATTGAAAATGGTGTAAAATCATGTCACATTATCGATGGTCGTAAAAAGCACTCATTACTATTGGAAATCTTTACAACTGATGGTATTGGAACTATGATTTTTAAATAG
- the aksF gene encoding homoisocitrate dehydrogenase has protein sequence MYDIAIISGDGIGIEVMDACEYLLDKLDLEFSFKYGQAGFECFNNTGTTLPEETIDMANKSDAVLFGASTSTPGEPSPIINLRKALNVYANIRPIKSYKGVKCIRDDIDFVIVRENTEGLYSQNEYGDEDKMIAERVITKKASERISKAAFNLCIKRGQSKVTCVHKSNVLKKTDGVFKESFYNVASQYPQITTEDYYVDAMAMYLITQPQNFDVIVSSNLFGDILSDESAGLVGGLGLAPSGNIGDHNGLFEPVHGSAPDIAGKNIANPCSMILSASMMLDYLGEWEISNKIKQAVEKVIADCKIKTPDLRGDATTMEMTKAIVRELI, from the coding sequence ATGTATGACATTGCAATAATTAGTGGAGACGGAATAGGAATAGAAGTAATGGATGCCTGCGAATATTTGCTTGACAAGCTAGATTTGGAATTCAGTTTCAAATACGGACAAGCCGGTTTTGAATGTTTCAACAATACTGGAACAACATTGCCTGAAGAGACAATAGACATGGCAAACAAAAGTGATGCAGTGCTCTTTGGAGCATCAACATCAACTCCCGGCGAACCCAGCCCAATAATAAACTTAAGAAAAGCACTTAACGTTTATGCAAACATCCGACCGATAAAATCATACAAAGGAGTCAAATGCATCCGTGACGATATCGATTTTGTAATTGTGAGAGAAAACACTGAAGGATTATATTCACAAAATGAATACGGTGATGAAGATAAAATGATTGCAGAAAGAGTGATTACCAAAAAAGCATCCGAGAGAATCTCAAAAGCCGCATTCAACCTATGCATAAAAAGAGGTCAAAGCAAAGTCACATGTGTCCACAAAAGCAATGTTTTAAAAAAGACTGATGGCGTTTTCAAGGAAAGCTTCTATAATGTAGCCAGTCAATACCCGCAAATCACCACAGAAGATTATTATGTGGATGCAATGGCAATGTATCTAATCACACAGCCACAGAATTTTGACGTGATCGTTTCAAGCAATCTCTTCGGAGACATTTTATCCGATGAAAGTGCAGGACTCGTCGGAGGGCTGGGACTAGCACCATCTGGAAATATTGGAGACCATAACGGATTGTTTGAGCCAGTCCACGGTTCAGCACCAGACATTGCAGGCAAAAACATTGCAAACCCCTGTTCAATGATATTATCAGCTTCAATGATGCTTGACTATTTGGGAGAATGGGAAATATCAAACAAAATCAAACAGGCTGTTGAGAAGGTAATAGCCGACTGCAAAATCAAGACTCCTGATTTGAGAGGAGATGCAACAACAATGGAAATGACAAAAGCTATTGTAAGAGAGTTGATTTAA
- a CDS encoding TIGR00730 family Rossman fold protein, with product MKICLYGSGSRKIDEIYTDEAYELGCRIAQDNHTLVFGGGDTGMMGSCARGVHDNAGKSIGIAPEWIGGFEPLCEKCSEFIYVDSMDERKKKFVENSDAFIISPGGIGTLDEFFEIITLKKLKQHDKKIIVFNINHFYDKMIEMIDEMGDKGFLYKQEELFLIADSIDEIFKHLK from the coding sequence ATGAAAATATGCCTTTATGGATCCGGAAGTAGAAAGATAGATGAAATTTACACTGATGAAGCTTATGAATTAGGCTGTAGAATAGCTCAGGATAACCACACACTTGTTTTCGGAGGCGGAGATACTGGAATGATGGGCTCATGTGCAAGGGGAGTTCATGACAATGCCGGCAAATCCATCGGAATAGCGCCTGAATGGATTGGAGGATTTGAACCCTTATGCGAAAAATGCAGTGAATTCATCTATGTCGATTCAATGGATGAGAGGAAAAAGAAATTCGTTGAAAACTCCGATGCGTTCATAATCTCCCCTGGAGGAATCGGAACCCTGGACGAATTTTTTGAAATCATAACCCTTAAAAAGTTAAAGCAGCATGACAAGAAAATCATAGTTTTCAACATTAATCATTTCTATGACAAGATGATTGAAATGATTGATGAAATGGGAGACAAAGGCTTTCTTTATAAACAGGAAGAACTTTTTTTGATTGCAGATTCAATTGATGAAATATTTAAACATTTAAAGTAG
- a CDS encoding low temperature requirement protein A — protein MVKVIKKDVELIELFYDLIFVYAISQLTSLVNEPVGGIISSNSFFVYIITSFVILQAWLYFTNYVNRYGEWKWHEYLLACINMIAVIFMANTISTQWEQMLLPFNVSMLIMLLTVVVLYSVHAFKERSIKIAAGNSITILSIVCSIYVIAILAILFGFSDIVIWLDVVAVLCGAFLPFFIRGKFNKNIINFPHLVERFELLTIITFGEAIVGMTHFFDINNLTPVPILVFFVIISMFGSYVIQIHHLMNHLREERSLRLMFSHYFIIISINLVTVAFELIHSGEVNHLFASILIIISLIIFYISIMANKEYYHDGINLTKKDALMMFLFIVIGSGVILLGLNSLYVFLIGALIITLGNFKVLLKKYKNRKIS, from the coding sequence ATGGTTAAAGTAATTAAAAAAGATGTTGAACTGATAGAATTGTTCTATGATTTGATTTTTGTATATGCGATATCACAGCTTACTTCATTAGTCAATGAGCCTGTTGGAGGAATAATCTCTTCAAACAGCTTTTTTGTCTACATTATCACTTCTTTTGTAATCCTGCAGGCATGGCTGTATTTCACAAACTATGTCAACCGTTATGGGGAGTGGAAATGGCATGAATATCTGTTGGCATGCATCAACATGATTGCAGTAATCTTTATGGCAAACACTATCAGCACACAGTGGGAACAGATGCTTTTGCCTTTCAATGTATCAATGCTTATAATGCTTTTAACGGTTGTTGTTCTATATTCCGTTCATGCATTTAAAGAAAGATCCATTAAGATAGCTGCAGGAAATTCAATAACAATACTGTCAATTGTCTGTTCAATATATGTCATAGCAATCCTTGCAATACTATTCGGATTTTCAGACATTGTCATATGGCTGGATGTAGTTGCAGTTCTTTGCGGAGCATTCCTGCCATTTTTCATACGTGGAAAATTCAACAAGAACATTATCAATTTCCCTCACTTGGTTGAAAGATTCGAACTGCTCACCATCATCACTTTCGGTGAAGCTATTGTAGGCATGACACACTTCTTTGACATTAACAACTTAACTCCCGTACCTATTTTGGTTTTCTTTGTAATCATTTCGATGTTCGGCTCATATGTAATTCAGATTCATCATCTGATGAATCATCTAAGGGAAGAGAGAAGTCTAAGATTAATGTTCAGCCATTATTTCATCATCATCAGCATTAACCTGGTCACAGTTGCATTTGAACTTATTCACAGCGGAGAAGTTAATCACTTATTCGCTTCAATACTAATCATAATATCTTTAATCATATTCTATATCTCAATCATGGCGAATAAGGAATATTACCATGATGGAATAAATTTAACTAAAAAAGATGCACTAATGATGTTTCTGTTTATAGTTATCGGATCAGGGGTAATACTATTGGGATTGAATAGTTTATATGTCTTTTTAATAGGTGCATTAATAATTACTCTTGGAAACTTCAAAGTCCTTTTGAAAAAATACAAAAATAGAAAAATAAGTTAG
- a CDS encoding HEAT repeat domain-containing protein — protein MERSIDELIELLNDKDDFVVEDAVGELELRAEEAIDPLISALSHRKKQIRLNAATLLGAINDPKAIDPLILTLNDNNKLVRREASTALSRMGEPAVEPLIEVLGDEDWKVRGAAAWALGNLGDERAIPALEKLLDDESGFVKSGAQSAIKTIKK, from the coding sequence ATGGAAAGAAGTATCGATGAGTTAATTGAATTATTGAATGATAAAGATGACTTTGTTGTAGAAGATGCTGTTGGAGAATTAGAATTAAGAGCTGAAGAAGCAATTGACCCATTAATCTCTGCATTATCTCACAGAAAAAAACAAATCAGATTAAATGCAGCAACATTGCTTGGTGCAATTAATGATCCAAAAGCAATCGACCCATTAATCTTAACCTTAAATGACAACAACAAATTGGTTAGAAGAGAAGCATCAACCGCACTCTCACGTATGGGTGAACCGGCAGTTGAACCTTTAATTGAGGTTTTAGGTGATGAAGACTGGAAAGTTAGAGGAGCAGCTGCATGGGCACTTGGAAACTTAGGTGATGAAAGAGCTATTCCTGCACTTGAAAAATTGCTTGATGATGAAAGCGGTTTTGTAAAATCAGGTGCACAAAGTGCAATAAAAACAATTAAGAAATAA
- a CDS encoding reductive dehalogenase domain-containing protein: MSEMNDIKNYLIELGASKVGFADVNGLAKEFIDLPNGISLVLKLPKEAMDYLYEEDYQSYWKTFHRQIGELTKISHKGERYIKNLGYDAFALTMKRNECDMEKLLSILPYKTIATKSGLGWIGRSALFVTPEYGSAVALGAILTDMPVEHGTPITDSECDDCTNCQDACPVDAINPQKWNDRLNRSDIIDIEACSEYIIDQYKAGLGCTKCMLECKITQEYLNRL; the protein is encoded by the coding sequence ATGTCCGAGATGAATGATATTAAAAATTACTTGATTGAATTAGGTGCAAGCAAAGTTGGTTTTGCTGATGTTAATGGCCTTGCAAAGGAATTCATTGATTTGCCTAATGGAATAAGTCTTGTTTTAAAACTTCCAAAAGAAGCAATGGATTATCTTTATGAAGAGGATTATCAATCTTACTGGAAGACATTTCACCGCCAGATTGGAGAACTGACAAAAATTTCCCATAAAGGCGAGAGATACATTAAAAATCTTGGATATGATGCATTTGCACTTACAATGAAACGTAACGAGTGCGATATGGAAAAATTATTAAGCATATTACCTTATAAAACCATTGCAACAAAATCAGGTCTCGGATGGATTGGGCGCTCCGCATTATTTGTAACACCCGAATACGGTTCAGCGGTTGCACTTGGTGCAATTTTAACTGACATGCCAGTTGAGCACGGAACACCGATTACTGATTCTGAATGTGATGACTGCACCAATTGTCAGGACGCATGTCCTGTTGATGCAATTAATCCTCAAAAATGGAACGACAGACTAAACAGATCAGACATTATTGATATTGAAGCATGCAGCGAATACATTATTGACCAATATAAAGCAGGTCTTGGCTGTACAAAATGCATGCTTGAATGCAAGATTACTCAGGAATACCTAAATCGATTATAA
- a CDS encoding aldo/keto reductase, which translates to MTDTILGFGAMRLPQTDANDPATIEMEEFTQMVDYYMEQGFDYFDTSYAYHGETSEDALKKALVERYPRESFRIADKIPTWLLAKESDNKDLVNIMLERLGIEYFDVLLIHNINKVFINLAESTKSFEYIKKLKDEGKALKIGISYHDKADLLEEVLEKYSNILDVVQIQLNYMDWNDLRIQSKKLHRLCVKYDVEIIVMEPIKGGTLVNVADSVKKQFEEYSDNSIANWALRFAASQENVSVVLSGMSNLEQMKENCETFKDFTEITRDDHRFLMKMAREIKKTLAIDCSYCGYCVKECEMNIPIPDFFNLYNSEKLYSLEANFANYGTAAAVNAPASACTQCRTCVDYCTQQLDIPELLVDVADLFEQ; encoded by the coding sequence ATGACTGATACAATTTTAGGTTTTGGAGCTATGAGACTTCCACAAACAGACGCCAATGACCCGGCAACTATTGAAATGGAAGAGTTTACACAAATGGTTGACTATTACATGGAACAAGGATTCGATTATTTCGATACATCCTATGCATATCATGGTGAAACATCAGAAGATGCACTTAAAAAGGCATTGGTTGAAAGATACCCAAGAGAGTCCTTTAGAATAGCAGATAAGATACCAACATGGCTACTCGCCAAGGAATCCGATAATAAGGATTTAGTAAATATCATGCTTGAAAGACTGGGAATCGAATATTTTGATGTATTATTAATTCATAACATCAACAAAGTGTTTATTAACCTAGCAGAAAGCACAAAGAGTTTTGAATACATTAAAAAACTTAAAGATGAAGGAAAAGCACTTAAAATTGGAATAAGTTACCATGACAAAGCTGATTTGCTTGAAGAGGTTCTTGAAAAATACTCCAACATCCTGGACGTTGTCCAAATACAGTTAAACTACATGGACTGGAATGACTTGAGAATCCAATCAAAGAAATTGCACAGATTATGTGTTAAATACGATGTTGAAATAATTGTCATGGAACCAATCAAGGGCGGAACATTAGTTAATGTTGCAGATAGTGTTAAAAAGCAGTTTGAAGAATATTCCGACAATTCAATTGCCAACTGGGCTTTAAGGTTTGCTGCTTCACAGGAAAACGTTTCAGTAGTTTTAAGCGGAATGAGCAATCTCGAGCAGATGAAGGAAAACTGCGAAACATTCAAAGACTTTACAGAAATTACAAGAGATGACCACAGATTTTTAATGAAGATGGCTCGTGAAATTAAAAAAACATTAGCAATTGACTGCAGCTACTGCGGATACTGTGTTAAAGAATGTGAAATGAACATTCCTATTCCTGATTTCTTTAACCTTTACAATAGTGAAAAGTTGTATTCTCTTGAAGCCAATTTTGCAAATTATGGAACTGCAGCAGCAGTCAATGCTCCTGCATCAGCATGTACTCAATGCAGAACCTGTGTTGATTACTGTACCCAGCAACTTGACATTCCTGAACTGTTGGTTGATGTTGCTGATTTGTTTGAACAATGA